One Paenibacillus crassostreae DNA segment encodes these proteins:
- a CDS encoding ABC transporter permease: METLTTSDISPNSNGGGSPAPKKKKGLWKLLAQQKYLYLMSLPFVIWVFVFSYLPLWGWTMAFQNYKPARSFGEQKWVGFEQFVELFSDERFYLVMRNTLAMSLMGLVFGFVVPIIFALLLNELRAVMFKKFVQTVSYLPHFVSWVVVAGIITKVLSTEGGAVNQLLMLLNIIDEPIQFMAKGNLFWYIVTVSDIWKEMGWNTIIYLAAITGIDLELYEASRVDGAGRIKQMWHITLPGIRSTISVLLIMSIGHLISIGFEKQFLLGNSLTTDYHEVLDLYALNYGLNMGRFSYGTAIGIFNSVVSVILLFTANGIFKKITKESIM, from the coding sequence ATGGAAACGCTAACAACCAGCGACATTTCCCCCAACAGTAACGGTGGAGGTTCACCGGCTCCAAAAAAGAAAAAAGGGCTTTGGAAGTTGCTTGCACAACAAAAATATCTTTACTTAATGTCTTTACCTTTCGTAATCTGGGTCTTTGTATTTAGTTACTTGCCTTTATGGGGATGGACGATGGCTTTTCAGAACTACAAACCAGCTCGTTCATTCGGTGAACAGAAATGGGTAGGGTTCGAACAGTTCGTAGAGTTATTCTCAGATGAACGCTTTTATCTTGTAATGAGAAACACCTTAGCGATGAGCTTAATGGGATTAGTATTCGGATTTGTAGTTCCTATTATCTTCGCACTTCTATTGAATGAACTTCGTGCAGTAATGTTCAAAAAATTTGTACAAACCGTTTCATATCTCCCTCACTTTGTATCATGGGTGGTAGTAGCAGGTATTATTACGAAGGTGTTATCCACAGAGGGCGGCGCAGTAAACCAATTATTAATGCTTCTTAATATTATTGATGAACCGATTCAGTTCATGGCTAAAGGGAACTTATTCTGGTACATTGTAACTGTTTCAGATATATGGAAAGAGATGGGCTGGAATACAATCATTTACTTGGCGGCAATTACAGGTATTGATTTAGAGCTTTACGAAGCTTCACGTGTTGATGGTGCGGGTCGAATTAAGCAAATGTGGCATATTACATTACCAGGAATTCGGTCAACGATTTCGGTTCTTCTCATTATGTCTATTGGTCACTTGATAAGTATCGGCTTTGAGAAACAATTTCTACTCGGTAACAGTTTAACAACGGATTATCATGAAGTGCTTGATTTATACGCACTGAATTATGGTCTCAATATGGGTAGATTCTCATACGGTACAGCCATTGGGATATTCAACTCAGTTGTGAGTGTTATCTTGCTCTTTACGGCTAATGGTATCTTCAAGAAAATCACTAAAGAAAGCATAATGTAG